The following coding sequences are from one Seonamhaeicola sp. ML3 window:
- the gdhA gene encoding NADP-specific glutamate dehydrogenase, whose protein sequence is MKSIIDEFLDHVKSRNPNEPEFIQAVEEVAETVIPYIVKHDIYYGKNILLRMVEPERVVTFRVCWVDDSGEIRVNRGYRIQMNSAIGPYKGGLRFHPSVNLSILKFLAFEQVFKNSLTTLPMGGGKGGSDFNPKGKSDNEIMRFCHAFMSELFRHIGHNTDVPAGDIGVGAREIGFLFGMYKKISNGFTGVLTGKGLSWGGSKIRPEATGYGTVYFAENMLKTKNDSIKDKNVVISGSGNVAQYAAEKVIQLGGKVLTLSDSSGFIYDKDGIDAEKLAFVMELKNVKRGRIKAYVEKFPKAEYHEGKTPWAVKCDIALPCATQNELTEKDASTLLKNGCTCVSEGANMPSTNGAINAFHKAKILFAPGKASNAGGVATSGLEMTQNSLRFNWTREEVDLKLKEIMANIHDSCIEYGKEEDGYIDYVKGANIAGFVKVADAMLAQGIV, encoded by the coding sequence ATGAAAAGTATTATTGATGAATTTTTAGATCACGTTAAAAGTAGAAATCCCAATGAACCTGAGTTTATACAAGCAGTAGAAGAAGTTGCAGAAACTGTAATACCTTATATAGTTAAGCATGATATTTACTACGGAAAGAATATATTACTAAGAATGGTAGAACCCGAACGCGTTGTAACTTTTAGAGTGTGTTGGGTTGACGACTCTGGTGAAATTAGAGTCAACAGAGGTTATAGAATTCAAATGAACTCGGCTATAGGCCCTTACAAAGGTGGTTTACGTTTTCATCCATCTGTTAACCTTAGTATTCTTAAGTTTTTAGCTTTCGAACAGGTATTTAAAAACAGTCTTACAACACTGCCTATGGGCGGTGGAAAAGGAGGAAGTGATTTCAACCCCAAAGGAAAAAGTGATAACGAAATCATGCGCTTCTGCCATGCTTTTATGAGTGAACTATTTAGGCACATTGGGCACAACACAGATGTTCCTGCTGGTGATATTGGTGTGGGCGCAAGAGAAATAGGGTTTCTTTTTGGTATGTACAAGAAAATAAGCAACGGTTTTACCGGAGTTTTAACAGGCAAGGGCTTGTCTTGGGGTGGATCTAAAATTAGACCCGAAGCTACAGGTTATGGGACTGTTTATTTTGCAGAAAACATGCTAAAAACCAAAAATGACTCCATAAAAGATAAAAATGTGGTCATCTCTGGCTCTGGAAATGTGGCACAGTATGCGGCCGAAAAAGTCATTCAATTGGGAGGTAAAGTTCTAACACTTTCAGATTCTTCTGGATTTATATACGACAAAGATGGTATCGATGCAGAAAAGTTGGCCTTTGTAATGGAATTGAAGAATGTAAAACGAGGTAGGATAAAAGCATATGTTGAAAAATTTCCAAAAGCGGAATATCACGAAGGAAAAACACCATGGGCCGTAAAGTGCGATATTGCTTTGCCTTGTGCTACCCAAAACGAACTCACTGAAAAAGATGCTAGTACCCTGTTAAAGAATGGGTGTACTTGTGTAAGCGAAGGCGCCAATATGCCATCTACTAATGGAGCTATTAATGCATTTCACAAGGCAAAAATTTTATTTGCACCAGGTAAAGCTTCTAATGCAGGTGGTGTAGCTACATCTGGTCTAGAAATGACTCAAAATTCGCTAAGATTTAACTGGACTAGAGAGGAGGTAGACCTTAAACTCAAAGAGATTATGGCTAATATCCACGACTCTTGTATTGAATATGGCAAGGAAGAAGATGGTTACATAGACTATGTGAAAGGCGCTAATATCGCTGGTTTTGTTAAAGTAGCAGATGCTATGTTAGCACAGGGTATCGTGTAA
- a CDS encoding glutamate dehydrogenase, translated as MLNLKHLASTLCLLILCFKASAQLGFSHELGVITGPLQMRSDFGLRDETETNFGNSGFGVGIVHYINFSIRADCNCYSTDTYFNDHFKIRNEISWNRTNLEHFGTLVDPSRTSVNANQLRGHTGVSNNLDIGTQLEFFPLSIRSFQAFAYRVAPYVSLGVHYTSYTPKATTTYANPDPMAIGDITDASNFYSGWAPGSVNVNPGSTWSVVTSVGMRYKVTEYSDLLLDLRWQYYFSDWVDGLNHQLESNKFNDWLVWLNVGYIVYL; from the coding sequence ATGCTTAACTTGAAACACTTAGCTTCAACATTATGCTTGCTTATACTTTGTTTTAAGGCAAGTGCACAATTAGGCTTTTCTCATGAATTAGGAGTTATTACCGGTCCCTTGCAAATGCGATCAGATTTTGGACTAAGAGATGAAACCGAAACAAATTTTGGTAACTCGGGCTTTGGTGTCGGTATTGTGCACTATATAAATTTCTCTATAAGAGCCGATTGTAATTGTTACTCTACAGATACTTATTTTAATGATCATTTTAAAATAAGAAATGAAATATCATGGAATAGAACAAATCTAGAGCATTTTGGAACATTAGTGGACCCAAGCAGAACTTCTGTGAATGCAAATCAGTTACGTGGACATACAGGGGTATCTAATAATCTCGATATAGGTACACAATTAGAGTTTTTTCCTTTAAGTATTCGTTCATTTCAAGCATTTGCTTACAGAGTTGCACCCTATGTGAGCTTAGGTGTTCATTACACTTCTTATACGCCAAAGGCTACTACCACCTATGCTAATCCGGATCCAATGGCGATTGGAGATATTACAGATGCTAGTAATTTTTATTCGGGTTGGGCTCCAGGTTCGGTAAACGTTAATCCAGGAAGCACATGGTCTGTGGTAACAAGTGTAGGTATGCGTTATAAGGTCACAGAATACTCCGATTTATTACTGGATTTAAGATGGCAGTACTACTTTAGTGACTGGGTAGATGGTCTGAATCACCAACTAGAATCCAATAAATTCAACGATTGGTTAGTTTGGTTAAACGTTGGTTATATCGTTTACCTTTAA
- a CDS encoding DinB family protein, translated as MAFPLEVLQNTRKSFKKILENTSLENLNKIPNGSKNNIIWNIGHILVTEQLLAHRLSGLKPMVSDDLIEKYKKGSQPEGPVDQQEVNLIKDLLETTVKNTSELYSKESFKNFKEYTVSTTGNTLTNIDEALQFILFHEGMHLGIVMSQLKVL; from the coding sequence ATGGCTTTCCCTTTAGAAGTATTACAGAATACACGAAAATCTTTCAAAAAAATATTAGAAAACACCTCTCTTGAAAACTTAAATAAAATCCCCAATGGTTCTAAGAATAATATTATTTGGAACATAGGACATATTCTTGTTACTGAGCAACTATTGGCACACAGACTGTCTGGTTTAAAACCTATGGTAAGTGATGACCTTATAGAAAAATATAAAAAGGGATCACAGCCCGAAGGTCCTGTAGACCAACAGGAAGTAAACCTAATTAAAGACCTGCTTGAAACTACGGTTAAAAATACCTCGGAGCTTTACAGTAAAGAATCATTCAAAAATTTTAAAGAATATACGGTTTCAACTACGGGAAATACTTTAACCAATATTGATGAGGCTCTTCAATTTATACTATTTCACGAAGGCATGCATTTGGGAATCGTTATGTCACAGCTTAAAGTATTGTAA
- a CDS encoding arsenate reductase family protein has product MKKVYYLKTCNTCTRILKELNLSSEFILQDIKAEPITTGQLDEMYALSGSYEALFSKRSKLYKEMGLKDQTLSEKDFRYYILEHYTFLSRPVFIIDEKIFIGNSKKNIEAVKHALS; this is encoded by the coding sequence ATGAAAAAAGTATATTATCTGAAAACATGTAATACATGTACAAGAATTTTAAAGGAACTGAATCTTTCATCAGAGTTTATTTTACAGGATATAAAGGCTGAACCTATAACAACTGGACAGTTGGACGAGATGTATGCGCTTTCGGGAAGTTACGAAGCTTTGTTTAGTAAGCGTTCTAAACTATACAAAGAGATGGGCTTAAAAGACCAAACCCTCTCAGAAAAGGATTTTAGGTATTATATTCTTGAACACTATACGTTTTTAAGCCGACCAGTTTTTATTATTGATGAAAAGATTTTTATTGGGAATTCAAAAAAAAATATTGAAGCTGTAAAACATGCTTTAAGCTAA
- a CDS encoding ankyrin repeat domain-containing protein — MKKVFISLSISLLFVINSVWSQDKEPPLQYPFEETGVEMPRGVYGTDDRKEVKDANGIADFVRATAVMINKKDIVGNRVYGYTLRELLKFRFKSSNFDDNIKFLDQPTSAMCTGFLIAPDILATAGHCIKELKDAKDFVWVFDYTNELKYNKAFKYIEIDPKNVYEVTEVIRAKLDDRTVDDYSFLRLNRKSERAPYRFRTSGKVGLYSKVNTIGSPTGLPLKYADNAKVVDDSKPTWFKNSIDTFPGNSGGPVFNTNGFIEGIHVRGAVTQGQNGTFTGDYKYDEVCDCIKTVEFYSAYFTAGAQAHRITSVPYDILHRAIYENIEYAIKNNLKGRLRSWLIYSWMVDHAYTKKRGRLELIAAKYNNLEALKQIISKSKKDNIDVYGESLINQAINNSNIAMLSYLLGLDIPYNANSSKASSLMVKAFKNGNYDMVYTMLDNGWNVNATDYSGNNLLHIAASKGDMSLLRKIVSKGVSAGAKNKDGKRPEHIAKKYKNKAAQKYLKKIRKQQK, encoded by the coding sequence ATGAAAAAGGTTTTTATATCCCTATCCATATCCCTATTATTTGTAATAAATTCTGTTTGGTCTCAAGATAAAGAACCGCCTTTACAATATCCTTTTGAAGAAACGGGTGTTGAGATGCCAAGAGGCGTCTACGGGACAGACGATCGTAAAGAAGTAAAAGATGCCAACGGCATAGCAGATTTTGTAAGAGCAACGGCCGTTATGATCAATAAAAAAGATATTGTTGGCAATAGGGTTTATGGTTACACGCTACGCGAATTGCTTAAATTTCGTTTTAAAAGCTCGAATTTCGATGATAATATTAAGTTTTTAGATCAGCCTACAAGTGCCATGTGTACGGGCTTTTTAATTGCACCAGATATCTTGGCAACAGCAGGGCATTGTATCAAGGAGTTAAAGGATGCTAAAGATTTTGTTTGGGTATTCGATTATACTAACGAGTTGAAATACAATAAAGCATTCAAGTACATTGAAATCGACCCTAAAAATGTTTATGAGGTAACAGAAGTTATTCGTGCTAAATTGGATGATAGAACAGTCGATGATTATTCATTTTTAAGGTTAAATAGAAAATCTGAAAGAGCACCTTACAGATTCAGGACTAGTGGTAAGGTTGGGCTTTATTCTAAAGTAAACACCATAGGAAGCCCTACGGGACTACCTTTAAAATATGCGGATAATGCTAAAGTCGTAGACGACAGTAAACCCACTTGGTTCAAGAATAGTATAGATACCTTTCCAGGTAACTCAGGTGGGCCTGTTTTCAATACCAATGGTTTTATAGAAGGCATACATGTGCGAGGTGCTGTTACACAAGGACAAAATGGTACATTTACAGGAGATTATAAATACGATGAGGTTTGCGATTGTATAAAAACAGTAGAGTTCTACAGCGCTTATTTTACAGCGGGAGCACAGGCACATCGTATTACATCGGTTCCTTATGATATACTGCACAGAGCGATTTATGAAAATATTGAATATGCCATAAAAAACAATTTAAAAGGTCGTCTTAGGTCATGGCTTATTTATTCATGGATGGTAGACCATGCCTATACAAAAAAACGAGGACGTTTAGAATTGATAGCAGCCAAGTACAATAATCTAGAGGCATTAAAGCAGATTATTTCCAAATCAAAAAAAGATAATATAGATGTTTACGGAGAAAGCTTGATAAATCAGGCCATAAACAACAGCAATATAGCTATGTTATCTTATTTATTGGGTCTAGACATCCCTTATAATGCGAATAGTAGCAAAGCATCATCGTTAATGGTCAAGGCGTTTAAGAATGGAAATTACGATATGGTGTATACCATGTTGGATAATGGTTGGAATGTAAATGCTACAGATTACAGTGGCAATAACCTCTTACACATTGCGGCATCTAAAGGCGATATGTCGCTTTTGCGCAAAATAGTATCTAAAGGTGTAAGCGCTGGTGCTAAAAATAAAGATGGTAAAAGACCAGAACACATTGCCAAAAAGTATAAAAATAAAGCGGCCCAAAAATATTTAAAGAAAATACGAAAACAACAAAAGTAA
- a CDS encoding alpha/beta hydrolase: MKQKQLVIFAVILVLFITNSGFAQTGNAYSWNNDELVESGNCLSNQTDFRGLKLTQRTNEDPSDVKVYIEVNFKNKIFDSIDAFNSFDLEFWLLSIRAFKTGVDLKITVVYTNSSGEQEQFYAFCLKHVEQRVRGEETSEKSEYVKLPVYFATDRNKVDTKNLNEAFGVKRSHLKYGICEISIPLNHDLGKVESPSIWKLEFSEDPSKHIMIQDIDMLEKDKFFRSLSKDIKASKNKSTFLFVHGYNTSFSEAAKRTAQISHDLLFEGKPVFYSWPSQASMFKYPRDEANIEWARYNITNFLEDYISKSGAEDIYLVAHSMGNRGLTKAIIELMNEKPHLRKNIKEIILAAPDIDADVFKNDIAPKMATKVQKPITLYVSSDDLALKASKVLHGNPRAGDSGERLVIVKGVETIDASGIDTSFLSHSYFADTNTIISDIFDIIKSGKRALNRERLKLMKLSGEIYWRVKN; the protein is encoded by the coding sequence TTGAAACAAAAACAACTTGTAATTTTTGCTGTCATTCTGGTATTATTCATTACCAATTCCGGTTTTGCTCAAACAGGCAATGCGTATTCATGGAATAATGACGAATTGGTTGAATCTGGAAATTGTTTAAGCAATCAAACTGATTTTAGAGGATTAAAATTAACACAACGTACTAATGAAGACCCTAGTGATGTTAAGGTTTACATTGAAGTTAACTTTAAGAACAAAATATTTGATAGCATAGATGCTTTCAATAGTTTCGATTTAGAATTTTGGTTACTTTCAATAAGAGCCTTTAAAACGGGAGTTGATTTAAAAATTACCGTTGTATACACCAATAGTTCAGGAGAACAGGAGCAGTTTTATGCCTTTTGCCTCAAGCATGTTGAACAGCGTGTTAGGGGTGAAGAGACTTCAGAAAAATCGGAGTATGTAAAGTTGCCGGTTTATTTTGCAACAGATAGAAATAAGGTGGATACTAAAAACTTAAATGAAGCTTTTGGTGTAAAACGGTCTCATTTAAAATATGGTATTTGCGAGATTAGTATTCCGTTAAATCATGATTTAGGCAAAGTAGAAAGTCCTTCTATCTGGAAATTGGAATTCTCTGAAGACCCATCAAAACATATCATGATTCAAGATATAGATATGTTAGAAAAAGATAAGTTCTTCAGGTCCCTATCTAAAGACATAAAAGCCTCGAAAAACAAAAGTACCTTTTTGTTTGTTCATGGCTATAACACATCGTTTAGTGAGGCTGCCAAACGTACGGCTCAAATATCACACGACTTATTATTTGAGGGCAAACCCGTTTTCTACAGTTGGCCATCGCAAGCTTCTATGTTTAAATATCCTAGAGATGAGGCCAATATAGAATGGGCACGCTACAACATTACAAATTTCTTAGAAGATTATATTTCAAAATCTGGTGCTGAAGATATTTATTTAGTTGCCCATAGCATGGGTAATCGAGGTCTAACAAAAGCAATTATTGAGCTCATGAACGAAAAGCCTCATTTACGAAAGAACATAAAAGAGATAATCTTGGCCGCTCCAGATATAGATGCCGATGTTTTTAAAAACGACATTGCTCCTAAAATGGCAACGAAAGTTCAGAAACCAATTACGTTATATGTGTCGTCTGATGATTTGGCTTTAAAAGCTTCTAAAGTACTTCATGGTAATCCAAGAGCAGGAGATTCGGGCGAGCGCTTGGTTATTGTCAAGGGTGTAGAAACTATCGATGCTTCTGGTATCGATACCAGTTTTTTGAGCCATTCTTACTTCGCAGACACCAATACTATTATTTCAGATATATTCGATATTATAAAATCAGGAAAGCGTGCGCTAAATAGAGAACGTCTTAAATTAATGAAACTTTCTGGTGAAATCTATTGGCGCGTTAAAAATTAA
- a CDS encoding caspase family protein → MKKLVLLLCLCFSFQFIYAEKYALIVAVGNYPKKTGWSSISSVNDVPLIKSTLLNQNFSEDNITVLIDEQATYKGIIGALDDLLRKVGPEDIVVIHYSGHGQQIFDNNDEEIDGKDEALVPYDAWVKYNNNYKGERHLRDDELGNYITKFRNILSAKGQLLLLLDSCHSGSSTRGGKARGSAAVFAPADWEPKKDGDVSGSDMTENSKEKLSDNAAPFVLISGASANELNYEYKGTGSLSYAFSKAMSSLGSNFSYNQLFAKIESQMNVISPKQNPTIEGDLNVQLFNNQYVKQQPFFKVKSVPREDVIKIQAGKIHGVFKNTTVHVLPSGTTKVEEENIITKGVITLSKFNESIIKLDTPLEDFNEKNYWVFIDKLSYGDIAVDVYFDRTVKDKKIVNGVTNFLSDKSLGQVVKKIDSADVVLSHVEDQITLKSINGLGDIDADADTRGATTIEDINQKLFAFAQGQYLKNLEFKNYNYEFEFKLIPIEFDILTDEVGELKDASTLTNDNGTFQVKEDIDHVVLQVTNKSEKPLYFSIIEINSKGEIFPFMPNDNCTLNNDERKLAPGKSMIFKDCIFSFGPPYEKLILKGFATSSPINFQSTVETRGEESTRSASNPLEQFLANSYSQSRGPKAKKVSGRIDGFSTEFVYEIIRK, encoded by the coding sequence ATGAAAAAGTTAGTTTTACTATTGTGCTTATGTTTTAGCTTTCAGTTTATTTATGCTGAAAAATATGCCTTAATAGTTGCTGTTGGCAACTATCCTAAAAAAACAGGTTGGAGTAGTATCAGTTCGGTTAACGATGTGCCTTTAATAAAGTCTACCCTTTTAAATCAAAATTTTTCTGAAGACAACATAACGGTATTAATCGACGAGCAGGCCACCTATAAAGGTATTATTGGGGCTCTGGATGATTTGTTGCGTAAAGTAGGGCCAGAGGATATTGTTGTGATTCATTACTCAGGTCATGGTCAACAGATTTTCGATAATAATGATGAGGAAATTGATGGTAAAGATGAGGCTCTTGTACCTTATGATGCTTGGGTAAAATACAATAACAATTATAAAGGCGAACGTCACTTACGCGATGACGAATTGGGCAATTATATTACGAAATTCAGAAATATATTAAGTGCTAAAGGGCAGTTGTTATTGCTTCTAGATAGTTGCCACTCTGGGTCTAGTACAAGAGGCGGAAAAGCTAGAGGAAGTGCCGCTGTTTTTGCCCCGGCAGATTGGGAGCCCAAAAAAGATGGCGATGTATCGGGAAGTGATATGACCGAAAACTCTAAAGAAAAACTCAGTGATAATGCTGCACCTTTTGTATTAATTTCGGGAGCCTCGGCTAATGAGTTGAACTATGAGTATAAAGGAACCGGTTCTTTGAGTTATGCGTTTTCTAAAGCCATGAGTAGTTTAGGAAGTAACTTTTCATACAATCAGTTGTTTGCGAAAATTGAAAGTCAAATGAACGTGATTTCACCTAAGCAGAACCCAACCATTGAGGGCGATTTAAATGTTCAGCTATTCAATAACCAGTATGTTAAGCAACAGCCCTTTTTTAAAGTAAAATCAGTTCCGAGAGAAGATGTTATAAAGATTCAGGCAGGTAAAATACATGGGGTATTCAAAAATACAACAGTTCATGTTTTGCCATCTGGAACAACAAAAGTTGAAGAGGAAAATATCATCACTAAAGGGGTTATAACACTATCAAAGTTTAATGAATCCATTATTAAGTTAGATACACCCCTAGAAGATTTCAATGAAAAAAACTATTGGGTGTTTATAGATAAGCTTTCTTATGGCGATATAGCCGTAGATGTTTATTTTGATAGGACTGTTAAGGATAAAAAGATAGTGAATGGAGTAACCAATTTTTTATCTGATAAAAGTTTAGGGCAAGTAGTTAAGAAAATAGATTCAGCAGATGTGGTTTTGAGTCATGTTGAAGACCAAATAACATTAAAGTCTATTAACGGATTGGGAGACATAGATGCAGATGCAGATACCAGAGGCGCAACTACTATAGAAGATATTAACCAAAAACTTTTTGCTTTTGCACAAGGGCAATATTTAAAAAACTTAGAATTCAAAAATTACAATTACGAATTCGAATTCAAATTGATTCCTATTGAATTTGATATACTTACCGATGAGGTTGGTGAATTAAAAGATGCTTCGACATTGACTAACGACAATGGAACTTTTCAAGTCAAAGAAGACATAGATCATGTGGTTTTGCAGGTTACGAACAAGAGTGAAAAACCGCTTTATTTTAGTATTATTGAGATTAATTCAAAAGGAGAGATATTCCCGTTTATGCCCAATGATAATTGTACTTTAAATAATGATGAAAGGAAGTTAGCACCGGGTAAAAGCATGATTTTTAAAGATTGTATTTTCTCTTTTGGTCCACCTTACGAAAAACTCATTTTAAAGGGATTTGCAACATCCTCTCCAATTAATTTTCAATCAACCGTTGAAACCAGGGGTGAAGAGAGTACCAGAAGTGCATCTAATCCTTTAGAACAATTTTTAGCAAATAGTTATTCCCAATCTAGAGGTCCAAAGGCGAAAAAGGTAAGTGGAAGAATAGATGGTTTTAGTACCGAGTTTGTGTATGAGATAATTAGGAAATAG
- a CDS encoding caspase family protein → MMRRTWCLFLILFISSNLFGQKINPIDRRGYKPQDVYALTIGINKYSGTLNPLNLCVADSQQLIKKLVSDNRETDERLESKSGARINQYNIKDVKYHMLNDEKATIDNIRAAFKKVISEASSDDYFVFMFSGYSLESQDNQTYIVPYLEDIEFTYEYENGSFKYTEFDKSKVMSLVELAKLMEQIPCKNQLIISEAGNGNSFGQNLITELFESNPLIAEGSERNRIILTTKEMGIEGGRCNGERMQNGFMMSYILENGNILDAFFDFNAYEFWLTRSEMLCPYRSRKYIASYQERLYRQLLLNNYKRQNSRGSKGNKVQVETKVDDKISETYAFILATDSYNEVQNSWENLKNPINDANVIETILRERYHVKTTKVYNKNKNEVLKAFLQFKQQLGENDQLLFFVAGHGYYSEAFSDGYLVMKDSNSLEDDITLDSYLSMAKLNRILDGVKCKQVFSIFDVCYGASFELNNADLPIENYSKTKFDNGLDAFIQEKNKNYSRIVLASGQYEVFDYWKDSEDHSPFASKLIKALKSEKQFLSPGRVFSYLLGNATTPILKQFGKHEARGDFLLKVK, encoded by the coding sequence ATGATGAGAAGAACTTGGTGTTTGTTTTTAATATTATTTATAAGTTCGAATCTCTTCGGGCAAAAGATTAACCCTATTGATAGAAGAGGTTACAAACCTCAAGATGTTTATGCTTTAACTATTGGGATAAATAAATATTCTGGAACCCTTAACCCATTGAATTTATGTGTAGCAGATTCTCAGCAGCTTATTAAAAAGTTGGTTTCTGATAACAGAGAAACAGATGAACGCTTAGAATCAAAATCTGGAGCTAGAATTAATCAATACAATATAAAGGACGTTAAATATCATATGCTTAATGATGAGAAAGCTACGATAGATAATATAAGAGCAGCTTTTAAAAAAGTGATTTCTGAGGCGTCTTCAGATGATTATTTTGTATTTATGTTTAGTGGGTATTCCCTAGAATCTCAAGATAATCAAACCTATATTGTACCTTATTTAGAGGATATTGAATTCACTTATGAATACGAAAATGGTTCCTTCAAATATACAGAGTTTGATAAATCAAAAGTTATGTCATTGGTTGAGTTGGCCAAACTAATGGAGCAAATTCCATGTAAAAACCAATTAATAATCTCTGAGGCTGGTAACGGCAATTCCTTTGGGCAAAATCTAATTACCGAATTATTTGAGTCTAATCCTTTAATAGCTGAAGGTTCAGAACGTAATAGAATTATTTTGACGACTAAAGAAATGGGAATTGAAGGGGGAAGATGTAATGGTGAGCGCATGCAAAATGGTTTTATGATGAGTTATATCTTGGAAAATGGTAATATATTGGATGCCTTTTTCGATTTTAATGCATACGAATTCTGGCTTACTAGATCGGAAATGCTATGTCCTTATAGATCGAGAAAGTACATAGCTTCTTATCAGGAAAGGCTTTATAGACAGTTACTTTTAAATAACTACAAAAGACAAAATAGCAGGGGCTCCAAAGGTAATAAAGTACAAGTCGAGACCAAGGTAGACGATAAGATTTCAGAAACCTATGCTTTTATCTTGGCAACAGATAGCTACAATGAAGTCCAAAACAGTTGGGAAAATTTAAAAAATCCAATTAATGATGCCAATGTTATTGAGACCATTTTAAGGGAAAGGTACCACGTAAAAACAACCAAAGTTTACAATAAGAACAAAAATGAGGTTTTAAAAGCCTTTTTGCAGTTTAAGCAACAATTAGGTGAGAATGATCAACTTTTGTTTTTTGTTGCAGGCCATGGATACTACAGTGAAGCATTTTCAGATGGCTATCTGGTAATGAAAGATAGCAATAGTTTAGAAGACGATATTACTCTAGATAGTTATTTGTCTATGGCAAAATTGAATCGAATTTTAGATGGGGTGAAATGCAAACAAGTGTTTTCAATATTTGATGTTTGCTATGGTGCAAGTTTTGAGTTAAACAATGCCGATTTACCAATAGAAAACTACTCAAAGACCAAGTTCGACAATGGTTTAGATGCTTTTATTCAAGAAAAAAACAAAAATTATTCCCGTATTGTATTAGCATCGGGGCAATATGAGGTTTTTGATTATTGGAAAGATTCTGAAGATCATTCGCCATTTGCAAGTAAACTTATTAAAGCTCTAAAGAGTGAAAAGCAATTTTTGTCTCCCGGAAGAGTGTTTTCCTATTTATTAGGGAATGCTACAACGCCCATATTGAAACAATTTGGAAAGCATGAGGCTCGTGGAGATTTTCTACTAAAGGTAAAATAG